The genomic window TAACGCAAGATTTTTATTTTCCTCAAAAGAGAGTTGCAAAGATGTTCTTATTATACCGATTCTTACCTGGTCTGGTCTGTATGCATATTCTTTATAGCCGCCAGTACTATCAAATATGGCCCATTGTTGTGGGGATATTTCTTTTCCCTCCATCATTTCTGAAGCAATGATGAAAAACTCATCTACAGAAGAGAAATCGACCTTTTGCGCATTGAGGGAGCTTGAAAGACCTAAGGCAAAAAGTAAAACTACGATTGTTCTAACTTTCATATTATATCCTTTATTTTTGTATTCAACTTTAAAATAATTATCATTTTTCTAATCCTCTTGCTTAGTGAAAAAAGGATTTATGTTATTATTGTATATCCATATCCCTCTTTATCACAAGCTCTTATACATAGCAGATAAATTATAGCCTTTTTTACATTAATTATTAAAATCTAACCAAGATACTACTACAAATATTGTAATTTTGCTAAATTGAGGAGAGGAGACTTTTAATGGAAAGCAAGAAAATTATGTGGAAATATTTTAGGTTCCTATTTTCTTTAATGATCTTGGGTACTCAGCTAATTCTATGGATTGATTCATGGACAAACGGATCATTAGAGGCATTGAATTTTTTTGGATACTGGACAAATCAAGGAAATATTCTAGGAGCAATTGCTTTACTAATATCAGCAAAATATACATTAAAGGATCGTCCCTTTCATATTGAAATTATCAGGTTTATAGCAACTGTGAATATTGTTATGGTAACTGTATTATATTGGTCTTTTGTTAATGGAGATGATGTTGGTGTACGCTTCCTATGGGCAAATTATATGGTTCATCTTATCACTGGTTTAATACTTTTAGCTGACTGGATTATAGAAGGACCAAAAATCTCAGTTCAAATGCCGAATGTTTATATAGCAGGGTTCTATCCTCTATTTTGGCTTATTGTAACGGGGATACGTTTTCTAATTGATGGATGGGTTCCCTATGCTGTTCTTGAACCAAAGAATGGTTTTATATCTATAGCTGTTATTTGCCTTATTTTCTTCATATCATCATTTGTTTTTGGAACTATTTTGATATTGTTAAAGCGATTTAGAATATTGAAACCATCACTATAATTACTATCTATTGTAGAATTATTTCGATCCATCTTTGTAGCAAGCTCATGTTTTTAAGATTCTTCTTTTTGTAGGTCTTATGTTTTCTCCTACAAGGACTTCTTCTCAGTTTTGACTGGTAAGTCACCTATTAACAATGTTGGAGTTATTCCATCTTGTGAGAGAATGATTTTGGAATTATCTTTTAATGATGTTTCGGTAATCTCCAATTGTTTTAGTTCCTTGGCATTACCTACGAAGTATTTGTTTGCTGCATCGTTTACTAATTCAATAGCCTTTGCTTTTCCTTCGGCTATTTTTATCTCTGCTTCTTTCTTTCCATCTGCTATTTGTATAGCTGCTAACTTATCCTGCTCAGCAGCTTCGAAGCGTCCGGTAGCAATTAACTTCATGGCACGACGCTCTTGTTCTGCCGTCTTCTGTTTGTGCATGGCTTTTTTGATATCTTCAGGAGGATCAATTAACTTAATCTCGACTTTTGTAACTTTAAGTCCCCAGTTTTCTGTTAAATCATCCAGAGATATTTGCATATTCTTGGATATTTGTTCGCGAGCCACAAGACTTTCATCTAATGTTAGGTGTCCGAACTCTTGCCGAAGATTCGTCTGAGCCAGTTCCAATACAGCATCTTTCCATCTATCGATATTATAGAAGGTTCTTTTGATGTACTCTTCATCATTACCAGGCATAACCCACATGATGCCATCTACTTCGATCTCGACATTGTCACTGGTTATAACTTGTTGAGGAGCAATGTCCATTGTATGTTCACGGATATCTCTTGTCCTCGTTAACTGAACCAAGGGTATTTGAATATGTAAGCCAGGATGAAGATACTTACTATATTTACCAAAAGTCTCCATCACAGCCCTTTCGTATTGTCTTACTACAAAAAATAAGCCTCTAATTGTTCTCATAATATTTTTTCCTTTTCCTTATCATAGATCATATTTCTCCAGGATCAAACAGTTTTCTCATAAATATTGGTTTCAATGGAATACAGTAATTAAGCTAGAGGGTTTTAAAAATATTAATCGTATGACCGCTGAAGCTCTCATGAGTGAATCTATATTAGAATTTCACGCATGAAGCTATGAGGAAATATCGAACTTTATGAATTTGAATTAAGTGAGGAAGATAGGAAGGCCATTACTAAACTTGACAGAAACAAATCTTCCTTCTAATTATCAGAATGGCTAGACAGACTCCTATCAGAATTTAGCCGATAGGAGTCCTTTATCCATGTGAGTAAAGTTTCATCAATATCTTCCCCATTATGAACCGTTACTCTATGAATGAGCTGTCCCTTTCTTCCTGTTAGTGTTTTTTCTACTCTGGGATTCTTAATAAACTTTGACACATGGAATTCTACAAAGATACTCGCTTTTGATCTTCGTAATCCTATAACAGCAAAAGAATCATCTTTAACAAAATGTACGGTGGCTTTTTGTATCTTTAACTTGAAATCCAAATGTGCAGATAAGCGCTCAATTAATAATAAAGACAACTGTTGATGCTGCTCTTGGTAGAAATGAATGTATTCAGCCATTTTATAAACATCACTAAGTTCTATAAGCATGTTATCACTCTCCTTCGATAGGAATATAGATTTCACTTTCTGACTCCTCATCGTATGGCCCTAAGAATTGCTTCCCATAATATTCAAAATTATAGTGATGAGGAAGTTTATAGGAAGTATCGGGAAGGTATTGATAATAGATGTATTTATATGTGTCACCCACTGAATTGGATTTTCCTCTATGGAAAAATCTTAAATATCTTTGAGCAGGTATCATCTTAGCGGTAAACTGTATAGGTATATCTGTTATGTTATGCATTTGAAGCGCTATAAAGAAATAGTATAGGCCATCCTCTTGATCAGGGAACCAATATTGTAATTGATAGAATCTTTCAGGAATAATCCTATCCTTCAGGAGAGAAGCATTACTGATTAAATTATGCCATGGTTTGGATAAATCATTATGCAAGGCAATATCATAATAAAAAGGAATACCTATCAGATAAAAGGCTCCTAGTTGAATTAACTCTGGTTCTTGAATATGATTTTGTTGTTTGTTCTCAAGAACCTCCCAAGTAAGAGGAGCAAAATAGCTAACAATGTTCTCCTTTTTACGAGCAAGGGAGGGATTGAATCCTAATAATCGGCTAAAAGCCCGAGTAAATGATTCATGAGAAGAAAAACCATATTCAAAAGCCACATCAATGATTTTCTTATCTGAATTTATGATATCACGATAGGCTTCATGAACCTTTCTAAGAAGAATATATTCTTTTAAGGAAAAGTCTGTTACGGCTTTAAAAATTCGACTAAAATAATATAATGAGAAACCAAACTCTTGGGACAAGGTGAATACATTTATGTTTTCCTTCAAATGCCCCTCTATGATATTTAATGACTGATAGACGAGTTCACGGTTCCTCATAATATTCTATCCTTATTAATTATTACTAAAATTAAATTCAGATTCCCAATCAAAGCTTGATGACTCTTCCACAGAAGATGGCCAATGGAGACACCAGGAAGGAATACCCGCTTCTAATACTCGATCACAGGCAGGAAGATATGGCTTAATATCAAGAATTGGTGACCCTGGATAGGCATCTATGTAATAGGTGTATATGATTCCCCTATGATAATCAATGTCCTTCACAATTATGTTTGTTATACAGAGAGGGTTGGGACGGATCTGAGATCGTGTGGCGAATACACCTAAGCGATCAGGACCGTTTGTATAAGGTTTGTCTATCACCCAATTATCTGGATGAGAATATTCTGTTGAATGATTAGCCCACCATATAATCTTTAAAAAAGTAAATCCATCTATATTCGTTAGACCTTTCTTAAATTCATCAGTAACTCTAATACTATAGCCGTCCCTAAGCTCTGCCACTGTTCCTATTTCTACTAATTCCATAAACACCCCTTACTTCTAATTTTTTATTAGTCTATATGAGTCAGTTAGATGGTTCTTGAGATATTTATTAAAAGTTATTAATTGATTTGATGTTTTTGGTAAATCTTGACTGTGTTCAATCAAGGATTTTAACTTAATTGTTTAGAAAAAGATTTCCATCTGCTATCTTCCTTGTAAATTGATTTGTGAATATATGATATTGCATAAAGTCTTAAGTGTATCCAATCTTTCTAGGACATCCTTAATGGGAAAGCGATAAACTACAATAATATATGCAATCATAAAAGGATTTATTTTATCCCCGTGAATGATTATCCTGGATTTGATAATAAGGTCACTAAGTAACCATTTGCCATTAGATTCATGAATTATTGTTTGCCCAATATAGGCGCCAAGCTCAATTATATAGGAAAATAATTCACCTTCCTCGCTAAGGTATTTTCTTTGATTATCTACCTCGATTTCTCTAAGATTATACCAAGAATAAGAGGATAAACGATATTCATCTAAGTTTGATCCTTCCCTTAGATAATTCCATAGATAAAGAAGAGATTTTTCATTTTTATTGTGGATCAAGTTATAATCCAAATCAGAATGACGAATCTCAAATAAATCCCAAGCATCGCCAATGGTCTTAATACCTAATTCTGCAATTACTATAGAAGAATAAGATTCAACTCGCAAATAGCTGGGAACAAAAGGTTCTACATTCCCATTGTCCATATCTCTATTCTTGTGCCACTGATTGATTAATTTGATAGCAGAAATGTTTTGTTCCAAATCTTTTTTAAGAAGCAGCAATTCAGATTTTATTTCATGAGGATTGGAACCTTTTTGCCTTCTAAGTGAATAAGCCGTTTGACTTAAGGAAAAATACTCATCAATATACTTTTCAGCCGCTATAAAGTTCTTTTCCTGGAGATACCAACGAGATAGTACTTGGGCCAAATCAATCACTTTGTCTTGTTTGTCTTTATATTCTTCAATAGCATTTTTTAGTAAGTTTTTAGCTCCCGCCATTTTTTCAGATTCATTTGTTGCATAGAGTACTCTTGATTTAATTAGTATATAATCAATCTTGCTATTTCTTGCTCGTTTTATCTTTTGATAAAAAAGGACTTGTGATTCTCTATCCCAATCTGAACTTCGATACCATGTTGTATCACTCATTATTTATCCTCTATTAGTCATATTCTTTTTATTGATCTATACTGATTAAAGTAGATACTGATGTTTTATAACTGGACAATAGCCAGTTGGGTAAAGGGATCACAGACAGAGATGAGGACAGGTTATTTACCAGTAAAATCCCTTGTAATACAATGATGAATATAATTTTATATCATAGATTTAATGAGCTCTAATTGCTTATTATGATAGGAAAAATCTTTCCAAGGAAATGAATCCGGAAGGTATTGTATACAATGATCCATATGGTGAAGAATATTACCTAATCTATCAGAGTCTTCCGGAAAATCCTCCAATGAGGATAGCATCCATAAAGATCCATTAACCCCTTTATTCTTTTTAATTAACTCT from Spirochaeta cellobiosiphila DSM 17781 includes these protein-coding regions:
- a CDS encoding Pr6Pr family membrane protein: MESKKIMWKYFRFLFSLMILGTQLILWIDSWTNGSLEALNFFGYWTNQGNILGAIALLISAKYTLKDRPFHIEIIRFIATVNIVMVTVLYWSFVNGDDVGVRFLWANYMVHLITGLILLADWIIEGPKISVQMPNVYIAGFYPLFWLIVTGIRFLIDGWVPYAVLEPKNGFISIAVICLIFFISSFVFGTILILLKRFRILKPSL
- a CDS encoding SPFH domain-containing protein, which codes for MRTIRGLFFVVRQYERAVMETFGKYSKYLHPGLHIQIPLVQLTRTRDIREHTMDIAPQQVITSDNVEIEVDGIMWVMPGNDEEYIKRTFYNIDRWKDAVLELAQTNLRQEFGHLTLDESLVAREQISKNMQISLDDLTENWGLKVTKVEIKLIDPPEDIKKAMHKQKTAEQERRAMKLIATGRFEAAEQDKLAAIQIADGKKEAEIKIAEGKAKAIELVNDAANKYFVGNAKELKQLEITETSLKDNSKIILSQDGITPTLLIGDLPVKTEKKSL
- a CDS encoding DUF5655 domain-containing protein, with translation MKSIFLSKESDNMLIELSDVYKMAEYIHFYQEQHQQLSLLLIERLSAHLDFKLKIQKATVHFVKDDSFAVIGLRRSKASIFVEFHVSKFIKNPRVEKTLTGRKGQLIHRVTVHNGEDIDETLLTWIKDSYRLNSDRSLSSHSDN
- a CDS encoding AraC family transcriptional regulator, with product MRNRELVYQSLNIIEGHLKENINVFTLSQEFGFSLYYFSRIFKAVTDFSLKEYILLRKVHEAYRDIINSDKKIIDVAFEYGFSSHESFTRAFSRLLGFNPSLARKKENIVSYFAPLTWEVLENKQQNHIQEPELIQLGAFYLIGIPFYYDIALHNDLSKPWHNLISNASLLKDRIIPERFYQLQYWFPDQEDGLYYFFIALQMHNITDIPIQFTAKMIPAQRYLRFFHRGKSNSVGDTYKYIYYQYLPDTSYKLPHHYNFEYYGKQFLGPYDEESESEIYIPIEGE
- a CDS encoding TrmO family methyltransferase domain-containing protein, whose amino-acid sequence is MELVEIGTVAELRDGYSIRVTDEFKKGLTNIDGFTFLKIIWWANHSTEYSHPDNWVIDKPYTNGPDRLGVFATRSQIRPNPLCITNIIVKDIDYHRGIIYTYYIDAYPGSPILDIKPYLPACDRVLEAGIPSWCLHWPSSVEESSSFDWESEFNFSNN